A genomic segment from Candidatus Zixiibacteriota bacterium encodes:
- a CDS encoding DUF2232 domain-containing protein: MQSRTVIISTTAFLTALTAYWSLIPGIGFLLEIYLVWGVVVATIERHHWTIIGASAAALILGAIPGIAVIPMMFLMPSLVKLVLPAMVIGFLLNRGIKATAVFWVAVGCMTLIMTVIYLQMLEFIVELIENVHLRSLAWIKSTLATAGYSTEIIDSTSDSLAQGKNILFHLLPGLMILTGIGQIFVSMVLVEWYFTRRDSYFPGFGRFIYWKMPEKLLYFWVAAILIRLIWDGTAQMVADNALLIFVSFYSVTGLSLLEYGLRKLRLPKLIRIIFYLGLFFMQLPGLIAAAAAGLFDSYFDFRKVRAHSLG; this comes from the coding sequence GTGCAATCCCGCACGGTGATAATATCAACTACCGCTTTTTTGACGGCCCTGACGGCCTACTGGTCGTTAATCCCGGGGATAGGTTTTCTGTTGGAGATTTATCTAGTTTGGGGTGTTGTTGTCGCCACGATTGAGAGACATCATTGGACGATTATCGGCGCCTCCGCAGCCGCCTTAATTTTGGGCGCGATACCGGGAATTGCCGTTATACCCATGATGTTTCTAATGCCCAGCCTGGTTAAATTAGTCTTACCGGCGATGGTAATAGGATTTTTGCTGAATCGGGGTATCAAGGCTACTGCCGTTTTCTGGGTTGCGGTCGGGTGCATGACGCTGATTATGACCGTCATTTATTTGCAAATGTTGGAGTTTATAGTCGAGCTCATCGAAAATGTCCACCTGCGATCTTTAGCCTGGATTAAATCAACTTTGGCAACAGCGGGATACAGTACCGAAATTATTGATTCGACATCTGACTCTTTAGCCCAAGGCAAAAATATACTTTTCCATTTACTGCCCGGCTTGATGATTCTGACCGGAATCGGTCAAATATTCGTGTCGATGGTTTTAGTGGAATGGTATTTCACGCGTCGGGATAGTTATTTCCCCGGATTCGGGCGTTTCATATATTGGAAAATGCCCGAAAAACTATTATATTTTTGGGTTGCAGCCATCTTGATTCGGCTAATATGGGATGGTACCGCGCAAATGGTTGCCGATAACGCCCTTCTGATATTTGTCAGCTTTTATTCCGTTACCGGCTTATCATTACTTGAGTATGGGCTCCGCAAGCTGAGATTGCCAAAATTGATCCGAATTATATTTTATCTTGGCCTGTTTTTTATGCAGCTTCCCGGTTTGATTGCGGCCGCCGCCGCCGGACTGTTTGACAGTTACTTTGATTTTAGAAAAGTCCGAGCTCATTCTTTAGGTTAG
- the rplI gene encoding 50S ribosomal protein L9 — protein sequence MKIILTDDVTNLGQAGDTIEVKTGYARNFLIPRNLAIPATKGNLRAVDHVKKEKGLRDKKRRRSAEKIRDDIEKLSLTTELVVGNEDQVYGSVTSHTIADLISKEGCAIERRWIRLEEPIKALGMYTIKIKIEKNVEASVKLLVEKKA from the coding sequence ATGAAAATTATTTTAACCGATGATGTCACCAATTTGGGGCAGGCCGGCGATACTATCGAGGTAAAAACCGGCTACGCTCGAAATTTCCTGATCCCCCGCAACCTGGCTATTCCGGCCACCAAGGGAAACCTGCGGGCCGTGGATCATGTTAAAAAAGAAAAAGGACTGCGTGACAAAAAACGTCGCCGTTCGGCCGAAAAGATTCGCGACGATATCGAAAAACTCTCCCTGACAACCGAGCTTGTTGTGGGTAATGAAGACCAGGTGTACGGTTCGGTCACCAGCCATACTATCGCCGATTTGATTTCAAAAGAGGGTTGCGCTATCGAGAGGCGCTGGATACGGCTCGAAGAGCCGATTAAAGCCCTGGGTATGTACACCATAAAAATAAAAATCGAAAAAAATGTTGAGGCGAGCGTAAAACTATTAGTCGAGAAAAAGGCCTGA
- a CDS encoding bifunctional nuclease family protein, whose amino-acid sequence MAMVEIQIDGLAMDLVSNSPVVVLASKELNKVLPIWIGHSEAWAIAMEISGMGSKRPMTHDLFKNAILAMDATLEKVEITDLKDQTFYARLHITIGDKHIDLDARPSDSIALALKTKCPIFVNEDLFSIQPKEDEPPEKQMPPSGPPESLADRLKRIDPEDFGKYSL is encoded by the coding sequence ATGGCAATGGTGGAAATTCAAATAGACGGCCTGGCGATGGATTTGGTATCCAATTCGCCGGTCGTCGTACTGGCGTCAAAAGAATTGAATAAAGTTTTACCGATCTGGATCGGGCATAGCGAAGCCTGGGCTATCGCCATGGAAATCTCCGGGATGGGCTCCAAGCGGCCGATGACTCACGATCTTTTCAAGAACGCAATTCTGGCCATGGACGCCACGCTCGAAAAAGTCGAGATAACCGATCTCAAAGATCAAACGTTTTATGCCCGACTGCATATTACTATCGGTGACAAACATATCGATCTCGATGCCCGCCCCTCCGATTCAATCGCGCTGGCGCTGAAAACCAAATGCCCGATATTTGTCAACGAGGATTTATTTTCCATTCAACCGAAAGAGGACGAACCCCCGGAAAAACAGATGCCGCCATCAGGCCCTCCGGAATCATTGGCCGACCGCCTCAAACGCATCGACCCCGAGGATTTTGGCAAATATTCGCTATAA
- a CDS encoding SLC13 family permease: MSSPFKYSWMFSKRRIGLFLGPLAAIFIFYFTDLEPGNPNVTRCAAAAAWVAIWWIFEAIPIPATALLPVALYPFLGIMSGKATAAQYFNHIIFLFIGGLIIALAMERWDLHRRIALKIILLIGTSPRKIILGFMVATFFLSMWIANTASTMMMVPMAMAIIIKMTDSFGEEKVGKFPVGLLIAIAYAASIGGTATLIGTPPNLAFSRILTIIFPNAPDISFAQWMMFAFPFAVLFLLVAWLVIVKVYAPSRSKLETDASVFRDEYRKLGPMKYEEKIVLIVFCVTVFLWLFRKSITIGDFVLPGWSTLFAMPKFIDDGTVAIVMSLLLFVIPARQKNKGQKRLMNWETAKNLNWGIVLLFGGGFALASGLVESGLANYLGSQLTGLKQLSPIFIVIAICAMLTFLTELTSNTATTEIFLPILGVLAVVIGVNPLLLMIPATLSASCAFMLPVATPPNAIVFGTGRLKIADMMRVGIYMNLIGIIFITACVYLLGMYVFNIDLSVMPDWAK, encoded by the coding sequence ATGTCGAGTCCGTTCAAATATTCATGGATGTTTAGCAAACGCCGCATTGGATTGTTTTTGGGGCCGTTAGCGGCGATATTTATTTTTTATTTCACCGATCTTGAGCCAGGCAATCCCAACGTTACCCGGTGCGCCGCGGCGGCGGCCTGGGTGGCGATCTGGTGGATATTCGAAGCGATACCGATTCCGGCCACGGCTCTCTTGCCGGTAGCGCTGTATCCCTTTTTGGGAATCATGTCGGGTAAAGCGACGGCAGCTCAGTATTTCAACCACATAATTTTTCTGTTTATTGGCGGACTTATAATCGCACTGGCGATGGAACGTTGGGATCTGCATCGGCGTATAGCTTTGAAAATAATATTGTTAATCGGGACCAGTCCCCGCAAGATAATACTGGGGTTTATGGTAGCGACTTTCTTTTTGTCAATGTGGATTGCCAACACGGCCTCGACGATGATGATGGTGCCGATGGCGATGGCAATCATTATTAAGATGACCGACAGCTTCGGCGAGGAAAAAGTCGGTAAATTTCCGGTTGGCCTGTTAATCGCAATTGCCTACGCAGCTTCAATCGGCGGCACGGCGACATTGATCGGCACTCCACCCAACCTGGCTTTTTCTCGCATCCTGACCATCATCTTCCCCAACGCGCCGGATATCAGCTTCGCTCAATGGATGATGTTCGCTTTTCCCTTCGCGGTTTTATTTTTACTGGTGGCATGGCTGGTTATCGTGAAAGTGTACGCGCCATCCCGGTCAAAACTTGAAACCGACGCTTCGGTATTCCGGGATGAGTACCGAAAATTGGGGCCGATGAAATATGAAGAAAAAATCGTTCTGATAGTTTTTTGTGTTACGGTCTTTCTCTGGCTGTTCAGAAAAAGCATCACCATTGGTGATTTTGTTCTCCCCGGGTGGTCAACTCTATTTGCTATGCCCAAATTCATCGATGACGGAACGGTGGCGATTGTCATGAGCTTGTTGTTGTTTGTTATTCCGGCCCGCCAGAAAAATAAGGGGCAAAAACGTCTGATGAACTGGGAGACGGCTAAAAATCTCAATTGGGGTATCGTGCTGTTATTTGGCGGCGGGTTTGCGTTGGCATCCGGATTAGTCGAATCCGGCCTGGCTAATTATCTGGGGAGTCAATTGACCGGATTGAAACAGCTATCGCCGATTTTTATCGTGATTGCCATTTGTGCCATGCTGACGTTTTTGACCGAATTGACTTCGAATACCGCCACGACCGAGATATTTTTGCCGATATTGGGGGTTCTGGCGGTCGTCATTGGGGTCAATCCTCTTCTTTTGATGATCCCGGCGACGTTGTCAGCCTCCTGCGCCTTTATGCTGCCGGTAGCGACTCCGCCCAACGCCATTGTATTTGGAACCGGGCGATTGAAAATCGCCGATATGATGCGGGTCGGGATTTATATGAACCTTATTGGGATTATCTTTATCACGGCCTGTGTTTACTTGCTGGGAATGTACGTATTTAATATTGATTTATCTGTCATGCCCGACTGGGCGAAGTAA
- the selD gene encoding selenide, water dikinase SelD, translating to MDDLRRDREIKLTSQVSGAGUASKIGPAALGEILKRFTPPQSENLLVGIDGVDDAGIYKLNDEMALVLTTDFFPPIVDDPYLFGQVAAANALSDVYAMGGKPLAALNILTVPADMPADVTGDILRGGADKIGEAGAVIAGGHSIKDKELKYGLAVTGIIHPNKIFTNKDARPGDILILTKPLGTGIVSTAIKQNKAQKEHVDYLCQLMIALNKIASEAMIEFGAHAATDITGFGLAGHSYEMASGSGVSFEIEYGKLKLLPGTIDYAKAGALTGGASANKSHLEGKISIDSFLESYASDIVFDPQTSGGLLISIDEKNANDCLDYLIKRNVNAAIIGRVLPQEKFSVIIKP from the coding sequence ATGGATGATTTGAGACGAGACAGAGAAATAAAACTGACCTCCCAGGTTTCGGGCGCCGGTTGAGCTTCCAAAATCGGCCCGGCGGCGCTGGGTGAGATATTAAAGAGGTTCACGCCTCCGCAATCGGAAAATCTGTTGGTCGGTATTGACGGCGTCGATGATGCCGGAATCTATAAGCTCAATGATGAAATGGCCCTGGTTCTGACGACTGATTTTTTTCCTCCGATTGTTGACGATCCATATCTTTTTGGGCAAGTGGCGGCGGCTAACGCTCTTTCGGATGTTTACGCCATGGGCGGGAAGCCTCTGGCGGCGTTGAATATCCTGACCGTCCCGGCCGATATGCCGGCTGATGTTACCGGGGATATCCTGCGGGGCGGGGCCGATAAAATCGGCGAGGCGGGAGCGGTCATCGCCGGAGGGCATTCGATAAAGGACAAAGAACTCAAGTATGGTCTGGCGGTGACGGGAATCATTCACCCCAATAAGATTTTCACTAATAAGGACGCTCGCCCAGGTGATATTTTGATTTTGACCAAGCCATTGGGAACCGGAATTGTATCGACCGCCATTAAACAGAACAAGGCCCAAAAAGAGCATGTTGATTATTTGTGCCAATTGATGATTGCGTTAAATAAGATCGCATCCGAGGCAATGATTGAATTTGGGGCTCATGCCGCAACTGATATTACGGGGTTCGGCTTAGCCGGACATTCTTATGAGATGGCGAGCGGTTCGGGTGTCTCGTTTGAAATTGAATATGGCAAACTGAAATTATTGCCGGGGACAATTGACTATGCCAAAGCGGGAGCATTGACCGGCGGAGCCTCAGCCAATAAGAGCCATCTCGAAGGTAAAATATCCATCGACTCGTTTTTGGAAAGCTATGCTTCCGATATAGTTTTTGATCCACAGACTTCGGGTGGACTCCTAATAAGCATCGATGAGAAAAACGCGAATGATTGTCTCGATTATTTAATAAAGAGAAATGTCAACGCGGCTATAATCGGTCGAGTGTTGCCGCAAGAGAAATTTTCGGTTATAATCAAGCCTTAA
- a CDS encoding sigma-70 family RNA polymerase sigma factor: MADQKQQELRNRFEQEAMVHTDALMRTARRMTNNENDAQDLVQESMLKAYRFFDKFEPGTNCKAWLFKIMTNIFINNYRSRAKAPKSMAFDEVDDSFLFGQLAKFKGGDDPEKEFFSKIFDDDVKEAINELPEDFRIVVVLSFLEGFAYQEIADITGLQIGTVKSRLHRGRKLLQKSLLDYAIKNGYIKEPYN, encoded by the coding sequence ATGGCTGACCAAAAGCAACAAGAACTGAGAAACCGATTTGAACAGGAGGCGATGGTTCATACCGATGCGTTAATGCGTACAGCTCGCCGAATGACCAACAATGAAAACGACGCTCAGGACTTGGTTCAGGAATCCATGTTAAAGGCTTATCGCTTTTTTGATAAGTTTGAACCCGGAACCAACTGTAAAGCCTGGCTCTTTAAGATAATGACCAACATATTTATCAACAACTACCGTTCACGCGCCAAGGCTCCCAAGTCGATGGCCTTTGACGAAGTCGATGACAGTTTCCTGTTCGGACAACTGGCCAAATTCAAAGGCGGCGACGATCCCGAGAAAGAATTTTTCTCCAAGATATTCGATGATGACGTTAAAGAAGCCATCAATGAATTACCGGAGGATTTTCGGATTGTAGTCGTATTGTCATTTCTGGAGGGCTTTGCTTATCAGGAGATTGCTGATATTACCGGACTGCAGATCGGCACCGTGAAGTCGAGATTACATCGCGGCCGGAAATTATTGCAAAAATCTCTTTTAGATTATGCCATCAAGAACGGTTACATCAAGGAGCCTTACAATTGA
- a CDS encoding zf-HC2 domain-containing protein has protein sequence MNCKEVLRQLYEIIDKEAGEIDSRKVEEHLKLCRHCMAHYEFERTFRAFVIEKGRNVEDTSSIKKSIRNQLDAIDAAGEVGQKSPFRWQAVSLAAAAALIICIIAAYSLTDFQNNLTSNENANEAILADSRNSDIGYFIGAFSNHKSHESKPVSHASPLDYLYDLTGIRLDPIPEFSQDNILSVSVDTIMNIPFGCLEMLNQDNDLVTVFIAAVDDYTLPEHPRGIIDGHEYVVHRCEKCTLVGTEKKDLIFMVVSGSACQPKELADMTRFF, from the coding sequence TTGAATTGTAAAGAAGTTTTAAGACAATTGTATGAGATAATCGATAAAGAGGCCGGTGAAATTGATTCCCGCAAAGTAGAAGAACATCTTAAGCTGTGCCGTCATTGCATGGCTCACTATGAATTTGAGCGAACTTTTAGAGCTTTCGTGATCGAAAAAGGCCGCAATGTCGAGGACACCAGTTCTATAAAGAAATCAATCCGAAATCAACTCGACGCTATCGATGCCGCCGGGGAGGTCGGCCAAAAATCCCCTTTTAGATGGCAGGCAGTTAGTTTGGCTGCCGCCGCCGCTCTGATTATATGTATTATCGCGGCTTACTCACTAACCGATTTCCAAAATAATCTTACCTCAAATGAAAACGCCAACGAAGCCATCCTGGCGGACAGCCGCAACAGCGATATCGGCTACTTTATCGGGGCATTTTCAAATCACAAGTCGCATGAATCCAAGCCGGTCAGCCATGCCTCGCCGCTCGATTATCTTTATGATCTTACCGGCATAAGACTTGATCCGATTCCTGAGTTTTCACAGGATAATATTCTGTCCGTATCGGTCGATACGATCATGAATATTCCCTTCGGTTGCCTGGAAATGCTGAATCAGGATAATGATCTGGTAACGGTTTTTATCGCTGCTGTCGATGATTACACCCTCCCTGAGCATCCGCGCGGAATCATAGACGGTCATGAATATGTAGTACATCGCTGTGAAAAATGCACCCTGGTCGGCACCGAAAAGAAAGATTTAATCTTTATGGTTGTCTCGGGATCGGCCTGTCAGCCCAAAGAACTGGCTGATATGACCAGGTTCTTTTAA
- a CDS encoding HDOD domain-containing protein, with the protein MENYVESSRALDKIISSIGELPAIPIILSSLMGLTADVNVNIEKITQALMSDQSLTARVLKLSNSSFYGRSKEIQSLKEAVILLGFKTLRSLVVAASTHGFYTRTGGENHNKLWEHTLATAIASRLIAKAVNHPHIEEVFIAGLLHDIGKLVLLQKKQKEYNVVIEIVEKSNGKFMEIEDEIFGFNHTDAGLLILHKWSFPTALINAVFEHHDPIDLEQETMPLSFIVNLGNIFAKKLPIGFNDYRPEDLSQVPSFTHIGLDLEHLEAMESLIVEQFNYERSILAGKN; encoded by the coding sequence ATGGAAAATTATGTTGAGTCAAGCCGAGCGCTGGATAAAATAATCTCTTCCATTGGTGAATTGCCGGCGATTCCGATAATTCTCTCGTCTCTGATGGGACTGACCGCGGACGTCAACGTCAATATTGAGAAAATTACCCAGGCTCTGATGTCGGATCAGTCATTGACTGCTCGAGTATTGAAATTATCCAATTCCTCGTTTTATGGCCGTTCCAAGGAAATTCAGTCACTGAAAGAAGCCGTTATCCTGCTCGGTTTCAAAACCCTGCGCTCTCTTGTCGTAGCCGCTTCAACCCATGGATTTTACACCAGAACCGGTGGAGAAAATCACAATAAACTCTGGGAACATACCCTGGCGACTGCTATCGCTTCTCGTTTAATAGCCAAAGCCGTCAATCACCCGCATATAGAAGAAGTCTTCATAGCGGGATTACTGCACGATATCGGCAAACTTGTATTGCTCCAGAAAAAACAGAAAGAATACAATGTAGTAATTGAGATTGTCGAAAAATCCAATGGAAAATTCATGGAAATCGAGGATGAAATATTCGGTTTCAATCATACCGATGCAGGACTGCTCATCCTCCATAAATGGTCGTTTCCCACCGCGCTAATCAATGCCGTCTTTGAGCATCACGATCCGATTGATTTGGAACAGGAGACTATGCCCTTATCTTTCATCGTCAACCTGGGTAATATTTTCGCCAAAAAATTACCGATCGGTTTTAACGATTACCGCCCGGAAGATTTATCCCAGGTACCCTCGTTTACTCATATCGGTCTGGACTTGGAACATCTCGAAGCAATGGAAAGCCTGATAGTCGAGCAATTCAATTATGAACGCAGTATCCTGGCCGGCAAAAATTAA